A window of the Azospirillum formosense genome harbors these coding sequences:
- the ubiG gene encoding bifunctional 2-polyprenyl-6-hydroxyphenol methylase/3-demethylubiquinol 3-O-methyltransferase UbiG — translation MTATAGTAGTAGTVDPQDIARFSAIAAEWWDPTGKFRPLHRLNPLRLAYIRDTLCRRLGRDPLAPEPLKGLRIVDIGCGGGLLSEPMARMGATVVGVDAAERNVRTAAAHAAETGTPVDYRATTAEALAASGERFDAVLAMEVIEHVADVPLFVKSCAELTAPGGALFLATLNRTPKSFALAIVGAEYILRWLPRGTHNWRQFLRPGELAAAVRAEGLAIRDLTGITYSPLSDEFRLNPRDLDVNYMGWAERA, via the coding sequence ATGACCGCGACCGCCGGAACCGCAGGCACCGCAGGCACTGTCGACCCCCAGGACATCGCCCGCTTTTCGGCCATCGCCGCGGAATGGTGGGACCCCACCGGCAAGTTCCGGCCCCTGCACCGGCTGAATCCGCTGCGTCTGGCCTACATCCGCGACACGCTGTGCCGCCGCCTGGGCCGCGACCCGCTGGCGCCGGAGCCGCTGAAGGGCCTGCGCATCGTCGACATCGGCTGCGGCGGCGGCCTGCTGTCGGAACCGATGGCCCGCATGGGCGCCACCGTGGTGGGCGTGGACGCGGCGGAGCGCAACGTCCGCACCGCCGCCGCCCACGCCGCGGAGACCGGCACCCCCGTCGACTACCGCGCCACCACCGCCGAGGCCCTGGCCGCCAGCGGCGAGCGCTTCGACGCCGTGCTGGCGATGGAGGTGATCGAGCATGTCGCCGACGTGCCGCTGTTCGTGAAGTCCTGCGCGGAATTGACCGCGCCGGGCGGCGCGCTCTTCCTGGCGACGCTCAACCGCACGCCGAAGTCCTTCGCGCTGGCCATCGTCGGGGCGGAGTACATCCTGCGCTGGCTGCCCCGCGGCACCCACAACTGGCGCCAGTTCCTGCGCCCCGGAGAGCTGGCCGCCGCCGTGCGCGCGGAGGGGCTGGCGATCCGCGACCTGACCGGCATCACCTACAGCCCGCTGTCCGACGAGTTCCGGCTGAACCCCCGCGACCTCGACGTGAACTACATGGGCTGGGCCGAGCGGGCCTAA
- the ptsN gene encoding PTS IIA-like nitrogen regulatory protein PtsN — translation MLDLITPHAILPNLKAGSKKQALQDLARKASELTGQHERAIFDVLLERERLGTTGVGHGIAIPHGKLPNLDRVHGVFARLERPIDFDAIDEQPVDLIFLLLAPDHAGADHLKALARVSRLLRDQSMCEKLRGSDSADAIYALLTQHEASHAA, via the coding sequence ATGCTCGATCTCATCACGCCGCACGCCATTCTTCCGAACCTGAAGGCCGGCAGCAAAAAGCAGGCCCTGCAGGACTTGGCGCGCAAGGCGTCCGAGCTGACCGGCCAGCACGAACGGGCGATCTTCGACGTCCTCCTGGAGCGCGAACGGTTGGGCACCACCGGCGTGGGTCATGGCATCGCCATCCCGCACGGCAAGCTGCCCAACCTCGACCGTGTCCACGGCGTCTTCGCCCGGCTGGAGCGGCCCATCGACTTCGATGCGATCGATGAGCAGCCGGTCGATCTGATTTTCCTGCTGTTGGCTCCGGATCATGCCGGCGCCGACCATCTGAAGGCGTTGGCCCGTGTGTCGCGCCTGCTGCGCGACCAGTCCATGTGCGAGAAGCTGCGCGGTTCGGACTCGGCGGACGCGATCTACGCGCTGCTGACCCAGCACGAAGCCAGCCACGCGGCGTAA
- the raiA gene encoding ribosome-associated translation inhibitor RaiA, which translates to MQLTVKGKQLDVGDALRSHVADSLNSIVGKYFNKPIEANVVLTREAHLFKADIQVHVGRGIVLQSASEATEPYPAFDTACEKLAKRLRRYKRRLRDHHSVEAPAQEAFPARYQILEAETDEAHVESDEAAAEAAQPMVIAEMETTIATLAVSEAVMRMELADAPALMFRNGAHGRLNLVYRRADGNIGWVDPAEKAGA; encoded by the coding sequence ATGCAACTGACCGTCAAAGGCAAGCAGCTTGACGTTGGCGACGCCCTGCGCAGCCACGTCGCGGACAGCCTGAACTCCATCGTCGGCAAGTATTTCAACAAGCCGATCGAGGCCAACGTCGTCCTGACGCGCGAAGCGCATCTGTTCAAGGCCGACATTCAGGTTCACGTCGGTCGTGGGATCGTCCTTCAGAGCGCGTCCGAGGCCACCGAGCCGTATCCCGCCTTCGACACCGCGTGCGAGAAGCTGGCCAAGCGCCTGCGCCGCTACAAGCGCCGCCTGCGCGACCACCACAGTGTCGAAGCCCCCGCGCAGGAGGCCTTCCCGGCCCGCTACCAGATCCTGGAAGCGGAGACCGACGAGGCCCATGTGGAGAGCGACGAGGCCGCTGCCGAGGCGGCGCAGCCCATGGTGATCGCCGAGATGGAAACCACCATCGCGACCCTGGCGGTCAGCGAGGCGGTGATGCGCATGGAACTCGCCGACGCCCCGGCTCTTATGTTCCGCAACGGCGCCCATGGCCGTCTGAACCTGGTCTACCGCCGCGCCGATGGCAACATCGGCTGGGTGGACCCGGCGGAGAAGGCCGGCGCCTGA
- the rpoN gene encoding RNA polymerase factor sigma-54 produces the protein MALSQRLDLRQTQSLVMTPQLQQAIKLLQLSNIELSDFVDREIEQNPLLERDGGPGEGGGEAGGDGAGDGGGEPGAVDLAAPEERQPPMTDGRTRDTVEMTASETMGSASDAPLDTDFENVYSDDRFSDGTDGASDVYGSWQERGGRGGFEDDESNLEATLTGQKSLRDHLTEQLKIDLPDLGDQLIGLALIDMLDEAGWITGLEVESLAGQLGCAPERVERVLAACQRFDPPGIFARSLKECLAIQLREKNRCDPAMEALLDHLELLAARNLPALMKVCGVDAEDIADMVAEIRKLNPKPALSFDHTPAQLVTPDILMRANPGGGWLIDLNPDTLPRVLVNHRYFARISGTARNKADKEYITERFQSANWLVKSLHQRATTILKVASEIIRQQDAFFIHGVSHLKPLILRDIAEAIGMHESTVSRVTTNKFMATPRGVFELKYFFTSAIQGADGQAAHSAEAVRYRIKAMIDAEKADDVLSDDKIVEILRGEGIDIARRTVAKYREAMRIPSSVQRRRAKMSRM, from the coding sequence ATGGCGCTCAGCCAACGCCTCGATCTTCGTCAGACCCAGTCCCTGGTGATGACTCCGCAGCTGCAGCAGGCCATCAAGCTGCTGCAGCTGTCGAACATCGAACTGTCGGACTTCGTCGACCGCGAGATCGAGCAGAACCCCCTGCTGGAGCGCGACGGCGGTCCCGGCGAGGGCGGTGGCGAGGCCGGGGGCGACGGGGCCGGTGACGGCGGCGGCGAACCCGGCGCGGTCGATCTCGCCGCTCCGGAGGAGCGCCAGCCGCCGATGACCGACGGGCGCACCCGCGACACGGTGGAGATGACCGCGTCGGAAACCATGGGGTCGGCCTCCGACGCGCCGCTCGACACCGATTTCGAGAATGTCTATTCCGACGACCGCTTCTCCGACGGAACGGACGGGGCGAGCGACGTCTACGGCTCCTGGCAGGAGCGCGGCGGGCGCGGCGGCTTCGAGGACGACGAGTCCAACCTGGAAGCCACGCTGACCGGCCAGAAGAGCCTGCGCGACCATCTGACCGAACAGCTGAAGATCGATCTGCCGGACCTCGGCGACCAGCTCATCGGGCTGGCGCTGATCGACATGCTCGACGAGGCCGGATGGATCACCGGGCTGGAGGTCGAAAGCCTGGCGGGGCAGCTCGGCTGCGCACCGGAGCGGGTGGAGCGCGTGCTCGCCGCCTGCCAGCGCTTCGACCCGCCGGGCATCTTCGCGCGGTCGCTCAAGGAATGCCTGGCGATCCAGCTGCGCGAGAAGAACCGCTGCGACCCGGCGATGGAGGCCCTGCTCGACCATCTGGAGCTTCTGGCGGCGCGAAACCTGCCGGCGCTGATGAAGGTCTGCGGCGTCGATGCCGAGGACATCGCCGACATGGTGGCGGAGATCCGCAAGCTGAACCCCAAGCCGGCGCTCAGCTTCGACCACACGCCCGCCCAGCTCGTCACCCCCGACATCCTGATGCGCGCCAACCCCGGCGGCGGCTGGCTGATCGACCTGAACCCGGACACGTTGCCGCGGGTGCTGGTCAACCACCGCTATTTCGCGCGCATTTCCGGCACCGCCCGCAACAAGGCGGACAAGGAATACATCACCGAGCGCTTCCAGTCGGCCAACTGGCTGGTCAAGTCGCTGCACCAGCGCGCCACCACCATTTTGAAGGTGGCCAGCGAGATCATCCGGCAGCAGGACGCCTTCTTCATCCACGGCGTCTCGCATTTGAAGCCGCTGATCCTGCGCGACATCGCCGAGGCGATCGGCATGCACGAGAGCACGGTCAGTCGGGTCACAACCAACAAGTTCATGGCGACGCCGCGCGGTGTGTTCGAGCTGAAGTACTTCTTCACCTCCGCCATCCAGGGGGCCGACGGGCAGGCCGCCCACTCGGCGGAGGCTGTGCGCTATCGCATCAAGGCGATGATCGACGCCGAGAAGGCGGACGACGTGCTGTCGGACGATAAAATCGTCGAAATCCTTCGTGGTGAAGGGATCGACATTGCGCGCCGGACGGTCGCGAAGTATCGTGAAGCGATGCGCATTCCGTCATCGGTGCAGCGACGCCGTGCCAAGATGTCACGCATGTAA
- the lptB gene encoding LPS export ABC transporter ATP-binding protein translates to MAMDIEDRDLGGPTLSAPNASGHPASQPATDVRPSEGLVALHLGKAYKKRPVVRDVTVTVQRGEAVGLLGPNGAGKTTCFYMITGLIAADSGTILLDGQDITALPMYRRARLGIGYLPQEASIFRGMSVENNIRSVLEVVEPNRDTREQMLDELLAEFSITHLRRAPALALSGGERRRVEIARALASQPHFILLDEPLAGIDPIAVNDIRELVSHLRDRGIGVLITDHNVRETLDLVDRAYILHDGVVLMEGEPAEIVAHEDVRRVYLGDRFSL, encoded by the coding sequence ATGGCCATGGACATCGAAGACCGGGACCTCGGCGGTCCGACCCTTTCCGCCCCGAACGCGTCGGGCCACCCGGCAAGCCAGCCGGCCACCGACGTGCGCCCCAGCGAAGGGCTGGTCGCCCTGCATCTGGGCAAGGCCTACAAAAAGCGTCCGGTCGTCCGAGACGTGACCGTGACCGTCCAGCGCGGCGAGGCGGTCGGCCTGCTCGGCCCCAACGGGGCGGGCAAGACGACCTGCTTCTACATGATCACCGGGCTGATCGCCGCCGACTCCGGCACCATCCTGCTCGACGGGCAGGACATCACGGCGCTGCCCATGTACCGCCGGGCGCGGCTGGGCATCGGCTATCTGCCGCAGGAGGCGTCGATCTTCCGCGGCATGTCGGTGGAGAACAACATCCGCTCCGTGCTGGAGGTGGTGGAGCCCAACCGGGACACGCGCGAGCAGATGCTGGACGAGCTGCTGGCGGAATTCTCGATCACCCACCTGCGCCGCGCCCCGGCGCTGGCGCTGTCGGGCGGCGAGCGGCGGCGCGTCGAGATCGCCCGCGCGCTCGCCTCGCAGCCGCACTTCATCCTGCTCGACGAGCCGCTGGCCGGCATCGACCCGATCGCGGTGAACGACATCCGCGAGCTGGTCAGCCACCTGCGCGACCGCGGCATCGGCGTGCTCATCACCGACCACAACGTGCGGGAAACGCTGGACCTCGTCGATCGGGCATACATCTTGCACGATGGTGTGGTACTAATGGAGGGAGAGCCGGCGGAGATCGTGGCGCACGAGGATGTGCGCCGGGTCTACCTCGGCGACCGGTTCAGCCTCTAG
- a CDS encoding LptA/OstA family protein: protein MSAATLAAPLMAAFLLLSGASIPAAAQGLPGLGGGPNPVEVNADQAIEWHQDVRAYVARGNASAKRADSTVYADVLTAYYREVPGKGNEVFQLLAEGNVRIVSPTQEVFGERGVYDVDKQVAVVTGRNLKLVTRTDIVTARDTLEYYEAKNLTVARGDAVAVRIANGDRLRADILIGQLKKMPDGSTQMERIDGAGSVVVTTATDVALSDKLVYSVADETAVLLGNVKITRNDNQLNGDAAEMNMKTKVNRVIAGPATGGRVMGLLIPGQEPGAPGGAASARRPTAQPGGTPAAKP, encoded by the coding sequence TTGAGTGCAGCCACCCTTGCGGCCCCGCTGATGGCCGCGTTCCTCCTGCTGTCGGGGGCGTCGATCCCGGCGGCGGCCCAGGGGCTGCCCGGCCTCGGCGGCGGACCCAACCCGGTCGAGGTCAACGCCGATCAGGCCATCGAGTGGCACCAGGACGTGCGCGCCTATGTGGCGCGCGGCAACGCCTCGGCCAAGCGCGCCGACAGCACCGTCTACGCCGACGTTCTGACCGCCTACTACCGCGAGGTGCCCGGCAAGGGGAACGAGGTGTTCCAGCTTCTCGCCGAAGGCAACGTGCGCATCGTCAGCCCGACCCAGGAGGTCTTCGGCGAGCGCGGCGTCTACGACGTGGACAAGCAGGTGGCCGTGGTCACGGGACGCAACCTCAAGCTGGTCACCCGCACCGACATCGTGACGGCGCGCGACACGCTGGAATATTACGAGGCGAAGAACCTGACGGTGGCCCGCGGCGACGCCGTGGCCGTGCGCATCGCCAACGGCGACCGGCTGCGCGCCGACATCCTGATCGGCCAGCTCAAGAAGATGCCCGACGGCTCGACGCAGATGGAGCGCATCGACGGCGCCGGCAGCGTGGTGGTGACCACCGCGACCGACGTCGCGCTGTCGGACAAGCTGGTCTATTCGGTGGCCGACGAGACGGCGGTGCTGTTGGGCAACGTCAAGATCACCCGCAACGACAACCAGCTCAATGGCGACGCCGCCGAGATGAACATGAAGACCAAGGTCAACCGGGTGATCGCCGGCCCCGCCACCGGCGGGCGGGTGATGGGCCTGCTGATTCCCGGCCAGGAGCCGGGCGCCCCGGGTGGCGCGGCCTCCGCCCGCCGTCCCACCGCCCAGCCGGGCGGCACGCCCGCGGCGAAGCCCTGA
- the lptC gene encoding LPS export ABC transporter periplasmic protein LptC codes for MDSDLKDRTVKTKERRADASALAAPLVAMPGAAPDGEAGKRVHQRRRIRPVSRVYSRFVTGMKFALPALALAVMALIAVWPSLTELPTLRISADKGQLEMIKPRYVAVDEDNQPFSLVAAKADRIADQPDVMLLDQPEAEMTQTDGTWVTIRSDKGWYNQVTGILKMRGHVRVMRDDGNEFTTEEAESDIRKGTAWGDVHVVGQGPQGVINAEGFRLSDRGKTMVFLNQSKADVQAAESPGGKTR; via the coding sequence ATGGACAGCGACCTGAAGGATCGGACGGTGAAGACAAAGGAGCGGCGGGCCGACGCGTCTGCCCTGGCCGCGCCGCTTGTGGCGATGCCGGGGGCGGCTCCCGACGGCGAGGCGGGCAAGCGCGTCCACCAGCGCCGGAGGATCCGGCCCGTCAGCCGGGTCTACAGCCGCTTCGTCACCGGCATGAAGTTCGCGCTGCCGGCTCTGGCGCTGGCGGTGATGGCGCTGATCGCCGTCTGGCCCTCGCTGACCGAACTGCCGACCCTGCGCATCTCGGCCGACAAGGGCCAGCTGGAGATGATCAAGCCGCGCTACGTCGCGGTGGACGAGGACAACCAGCCCTTCTCGCTGGTGGCGGCCAAGGCCGACCGGATCGCCGACCAGCCGGACGTCATGCTGCTCGACCAGCCGGAGGCCGAGATGACCCAGACCGATGGCACCTGGGTGACCATCCGCTCCGACAAGGGCTGGTACAACCAGGTGACCGGCATCCTGAAGATGCGGGGCCATGTCCGCGTCATGCGCGACGACGGCAACGAATTCACCACCGAGGAAGCGGAATCCGACATCCGCAAAGGCACCGCCTGGGGCGATGTCCATGTCGTGGGCCAGGGGCCGCAGGGCGTCATCAACGCCGAGGGCTTCCGCCTGTCCGACCGTGGCAAGACGATGGTGTTCCTGAACCAGTCCAAGGCCGACGTCCAGGCCGCCGAAAGCCCGGGAGGAAAGACGCGTTGA
- a CDS encoding KpsF/GutQ family sugar-phosphate isomerase yields the protein MTSLTASSLASSLIDRPADGAPDAAADRDVASARRVLRMEADALTALADGLDGAFVRALDRLAGITGRVVVSGMGKSGHVARKIAATLASTGTPAFFVHPGEASHGDLGMIARQDAVIALSNSGETHELSDIVAYTRRFDIPLIGITRRAGSSLAEQSDVALVLPPAPEACPLGLAPTTSSTMMLALGDALAVALLERRGFTAADFKQFHPGGQLGRALLKVTDVMHKGEDMPLCALDTPLSTVIFEMTAKRLGCVGVLDAAGALAGVITDGDLRRHLTPELWAERADSIMSPRPKTIRPKALVEEALREMNAKQITSLFVVEADRPLGVVHIHDCLRAGAA from the coding sequence TTGACGAGCCTGACCGCATCCAGCCTGGCATCCAGTCTGATCGATCGACCGGCCGACGGCGCGCCGGACGCCGCGGCCGACCGCGACGTCGCGAGCGCCCGGCGCGTCCTGCGGATGGAGGCCGATGCCCTGACCGCGCTGGCGGACGGGCTGGACGGCGCCTTCGTGCGGGCGCTGGACCGGCTGGCCGGGATAACCGGGCGCGTCGTCGTCTCCGGCATGGGCAAATCCGGCCATGTGGCGCGCAAGATCGCCGCGACCCTGGCCTCCACCGGCACGCCGGCCTTCTTCGTCCATCCGGGCGAGGCGAGCCACGGCGACCTCGGCATGATCGCCCGGCAGGACGCGGTCATCGCCCTGTCCAATTCCGGCGAGACGCACGAGCTGTCGGACATCGTCGCCTACACCCGCCGCTTCGACATCCCGCTGATCGGCATCACCCGGCGCGCCGGCTCCTCGCTGGCCGAGCAGTCGGACGTGGCGCTGGTGTTGCCGCCGGCCCCGGAGGCCTGCCCGCTGGGGCTGGCCCCGACCACGTCGAGCACGATGATGCTGGCGCTGGGCGACGCCCTGGCGGTGGCTCTGCTGGAGCGCCGCGGCTTCACGGCGGCGGATTTCAAGCAGTTCCACCCCGGCGGCCAGCTCGGCCGGGCGCTGCTGAAGGTGACCGACGTGATGCACAAGGGCGAGGATATGCCCCTGTGCGCCTTGGATACGCCGCTTTCCACCGTCATATTCGAGATGACGGCCAAGCGGCTGGGCTGCGTCGGCGTGCTCGACGCCGCGGGCGCGCTGGCCGGCGTCATCACGGACGGCGACCTCCGCCGCCATCTGACGCCGGAGCTGTGGGCGGAGCGCGCCGACAGCATCATGTCACCGCGGCCCAAGACGATCCGGCCCAAGGCGCTGGTCGAGGAGGCGCTGCGGGAGATGAACGCGAAGCAGATCACCAGCCTGTTCGTGGTGGAGGCGGACCGGCCGCTCGGTGTTGTGCACATTCACGATTGCCTGCGCGCCGGGGCGGCGTGA
- a CDS encoding ribonuclease H-like domain-containing protein has translation MPIDLHDGDLPDGLDLKSLARGGAVAIDTETMGLNPHRDRLCLVQLSPGDGTVHLVQFRKGRYEAPNLKRLLADPDVTKLFHFARFDVAVMQAYLGVVCQPVYCTKVASKLVRTFTDKHGLKDLVKDLLGVELSKQQQSSDWGAAELTPEQMKYAASDVLHLHDLKEKLDVMLAREGRTHLAKACFDFLPARGELDLGGWEQPDILSH, from the coding sequence ATGCCCATCGACCTCCATGACGGCGACCTGCCGGACGGTCTCGACCTGAAGTCCCTCGCCCGTGGCGGCGCCGTCGCCATCGACACCGAGACCATGGGGCTGAACCCCCACCGCGACCGGCTCTGCCTGGTCCAGCTTTCCCCCGGCGACGGTACGGTGCATCTGGTCCAGTTCCGCAAGGGCCGGTACGAGGCGCCGAACCTGAAGCGCCTGCTCGCCGATCCCGACGTCACCAAGCTGTTCCATTTCGCCCGCTTCGACGTGGCGGTGATGCAGGCCTATCTCGGCGTCGTCTGCCAGCCCGTCTACTGCACCAAGGTGGCGTCCAAGCTGGTCCGCACCTTCACCGACAAGCACGGGCTGAAGGATCTGGTGAAGGACCTGCTGGGGGTGGAGCTGTCCAAGCAGCAGCAGTCCTCCGACTGGGGTGCGGCGGAGCTGACCCCGGAGCAGATGAAATACGCCGCCTCCGACGTTCTGCACCTGCACGACCTCAAGGAGAAGCTCGACGTCATGTTGGCGCGCGAGGGGCGGACCCATCTCGCCAAGGCCTGCTTCGATTTCCTGCCGGCCCGCGGCGAGCTGGACCTCGGCGGCTGGGAGCAGCCGGACATTCTGTCTCATTGA
- a CDS encoding complex I NDUFA9 subunit family protein, translating to MSYRSEVVTVFGGSGFVGRHLIRRLAKTGAIVRVVSRHPNQANFLKTAGSVGQIVPMAADVKDDQSVARAIQGADTVINLIGTLYERGAWNFQTVHVDAPARIARIAKASGVRRLVHVSAIGADARSASAYAKSKAAGEQAVTQAFPGATIIRPSIVFGPEDGFFNRFAAMAQVSPALPLIGGATKFQPVYVGDLADAIAAAATLDSAAGKTFELGGPRVYSFKELMQLMLREIRRKRFLVPVPWNVAETLGGLLEKVPPIVAPPLTRDQVEMLKTDNVAAAGAPGFKELGITSLSSCEVILPTYLSRFIVGGKSNTMPRDAGNHSGAH from the coding sequence ATGTCCTATCGCTCTGAAGTGGTCACGGTGTTCGGCGGTTCGGGATTCGTCGGCCGCCATCTCATTCGCCGCCTCGCCAAGACCGGCGCCATCGTGCGCGTGGTGTCGCGCCATCCGAACCAGGCCAACTTCCTGAAGACCGCCGGCTCGGTCGGCCAGATCGTGCCGATGGCCGCCGACGTGAAGGACGACCAGTCCGTCGCGCGGGCCATTCAGGGCGCGGACACCGTCATCAACCTGATCGGCACGCTGTACGAGCGCGGGGCCTGGAACTTCCAGACCGTGCATGTCGACGCCCCGGCGCGCATCGCCCGCATCGCCAAGGCCAGCGGCGTGCGCCGTCTCGTCCATGTCTCGGCCATCGGCGCCGACGCCCGGTCGGCCTCGGCCTACGCCAAGTCCAAGGCGGCGGGCGAGCAGGCGGTGACGCAGGCCTTCCCCGGCGCCACCATCATCCGCCCGAGCATCGTCTTCGGGCCGGAGGACGGCTTCTTCAACAGGTTCGCCGCCATGGCGCAGGTTTCCCCGGCGCTGCCGCTGATCGGCGGGGCGACGAAGTTCCAGCCGGTGTATGTCGGCGATCTGGCCGACGCCATCGCCGCCGCCGCGACGCTGGACTCGGCGGCCGGCAAGACCTTCGAGCTGGGCGGCCCGCGCGTCTACAGCTTCAAGGAGCTGATGCAGCTCATGCTGCGCGAGATCCGCCGCAAGCGCTTCCTCGTCCCGGTTCCCTGGAACGTGGCGGAGACGCTGGGCGGCCTGCTGGAGAAGGTGCCGCCGATCGTCGCCCCGCCGCTGACCCGCGACCAGGTGGAGATGCTGAAGACCGACAACGTCGCCGCCGCCGGCGCGCCGGGCTTCAAGGAGCTGGGCATCACCAGCCTGTCGAGCTGCGAGGTGATCCTGCCGACCTACCTGTCGCGCTTCATCGTCGGGGGGAAATCCAACACGATGCCGCGCGACGCCGGGAACCATTCCGGCGCGCACTGA
- a CDS encoding MFS transporter: MQAATQDFTIREFADRAPGARLASLAAFFVNGSVFGVWATQIPAIKDHLDLSPGVLGVALLCLAAGALTAMVGTGPLLGRVGSAPVIRLTALLFAVILPLPALMPDLLSLCAVLFLFGAAGGTMDVAMNAHGALVERHLGRPIMSSLHGMWSLGGLFGAGVGGLLLQVLPPPVQASLLAAALLLLFVALQRRFLPGSADQQAEPSGLALPDRGTLLLGALTFLAFMSEGAILDWSAVYLREDLGGAASIAALGFAVFSGAMAVGRFCGDRLRQRFGGPLLVRAGAVLAFAGLAVALTSGGPVVAVAGFGLTGLGLSNVVPVLFSAAGAKAEGEAGQAIAAVATLGYAGVLTGPALLGFVAEASTVGFSFALVAALALVIAAASSRAVARQG, from the coding sequence ATGCAGGCCGCAACGCAGGATTTCACCATACGGGAATTCGCCGACCGCGCCCCGGGGGCCCGGCTGGCCTCCCTGGCGGCCTTCTTCGTCAACGGGTCGGTCTTCGGCGTCTGGGCGACCCAGATCCCGGCGATCAAGGATCACCTGGACCTCAGCCCCGGCGTGCTCGGCGTCGCCCTGCTCTGCCTCGCCGCCGGGGCGTTGACAGCCATGGTCGGCACCGGCCCGCTGCTCGGCCGCGTCGGCAGCGCCCCGGTGATCCGGCTCACCGCGCTGTTGTTCGCCGTGATCCTGCCGCTGCCGGCGCTGATGCCGGACCTGCTGTCCTTGTGCGCGGTGCTGTTCCTGTTCGGGGCGGCGGGCGGCACCATGGACGTGGCGATGAACGCCCACGGCGCCCTGGTGGAACGCCATCTCGGGCGGCCCATCATGTCGTCGCTGCACGGCATGTGGAGTCTGGGCGGCCTGTTCGGCGCCGGGGTCGGCGGGCTGCTGCTGCAGGTCCTGCCGCCGCCGGTCCAGGCCTCCCTCCTCGCCGCGGCCCTGCTGCTTTTGTTCGTCGCGCTGCAGCGCCGCTTCCTGCCCGGAAGCGCCGACCAGCAGGCGGAGCCTTCTGGCCTCGCCCTGCCCGACCGCGGCACGTTGCTGCTGGGCGCGCTGACCTTCCTGGCCTTCATGAGCGAGGGCGCGATCCTGGACTGGAGCGCCGTCTATCTGCGCGAGGATCTGGGCGGGGCCGCGTCGATCGCGGCGCTGGGCTTCGCGGTCTTTTCCGGCGCCATGGCGGTGGGCCGCTTCTGCGGCGACCGGTTGCGCCAGCGGTTCGGCGGACCGCTGCTGGTCCGCGCCGGGGCGGTGCTGGCCTTCGCCGGGCTGGCCGTCGCGCTGACCAGCGGCGGGCCGGTGGTGGCGGTCGCCGGGTTCGGGCTGACCGGGCTCGGCCTGTCGAACGTGGTGCCCGTGCTGTTCAGCGCCGCCGGGGCCAAGGCGGAGGGAGAGGCCGGCCAGGCCATCGCCGCGGTGGCGACCCTCGGCTACGCCGGGGTGCTGACCGGCCCGGCCCTGCTCGGCTTCGTGGCGGAGGCCAGCACGGTGGGCTTTTCCTTCGCCCTGGTCGCCGCGCTGGCGCTGGTCATCGCCGCGGCCTCCTCGCGCGCCGTCGCCCGGCAGGGCTGA
- a CDS encoding undecaprenyl-diphosphate phosphatase — protein sequence MLIDQYLDAALLGLIEGLTEFLPVSSTGHLIIFDTLLGFEGPPGKVFEVVIQLGAILAICTVYFARLWNVVTGLKDDPGARHFAMAVILAFLPAMVLGAALHGVIKAVLFNPTVVSIALILGGVGILMAERLVPVPRYHQIERFPAPLALKIGLCQCLALVPGVSRSGATIIGSLLMGVDRRTAAEFSFFLAIPTMAGATVYDLYKNWSLMNVDSALLIGVGFVTAFVAAALVVKVLVDFVGRYGFAPFAWYRIAIGTGMLAFLYL from the coding sequence ATGCTGATCGACCAATATCTGGACGCCGCTTTGCTCGGCCTGATCGAAGGGCTGACCGAATTCCTGCCGGTCTCGTCCACCGGCCACCTGATCATTTTCGACACCCTGCTGGGCTTCGAAGGGCCGCCGGGCAAGGTGTTCGAGGTGGTGATCCAGCTCGGTGCGATCCTGGCGATCTGCACGGTCTATTTCGCCCGGCTGTGGAACGTGGTCACCGGCCTGAAGGACGATCCGGGCGCCCGTCACTTCGCCATGGCGGTGATCCTGGCCTTCCTGCCGGCGATGGTGCTGGGGGCGGCGCTGCACGGCGTCATCAAGGCGGTGCTGTTCAACCCGACGGTGGTGAGCATCGCGCTGATCCTGGGCGGCGTCGGCATCCTGATGGCGGAACGGCTGGTGCCGGTCCCGCGCTATCACCAGATCGAGCGCTTCCCGGCGCCGCTCGCCCTCAAGATCGGCCTGTGCCAGTGTCTGGCGCTGGTGCCGGGCGTGTCGCGCTCGGGCGCCACGATCATCGGCTCGCTGCTGATGGGGGTGGACCGGCGGACCGCCGCGGAATTCTCCTTCTTCCTGGCGATCCCGACCATGGCCGGCGCCACGGTCTATGACCTCTACAAGAACTGGAGCCTGATGAACGTCGACTCCGCGCTGCTGATCGGGGTCGGCTTCGTCACCGCCTTCGTCGCGGCGGCGCTGGTGGTCAAGGTGCTGGTGGATTTCGTCGGGCGCTACGGCTTCGCGCCCTTCGCCTGGTACCGCATCGCCATCGGCACGGGGATGCTGGCGTTCCTCTATCTGTGA